A genomic window from Oceanobacillus timonensis includes:
- a CDS encoding Spx/MgsR family RNA polymerase-binding regulatory protein, which translates to MTVTIYGAACSSTRKAKQWFTKNGIEYTERNVIREPLTVTELQNILRMTVEGTDEIISTRSKIYKDLDLDIEALPLQELLEIIQEYPRLLRSPIMVDAKRLQVGYHEEDIRQFLPRQTRENQWLQWRKNHLRVAES; encoded by the coding sequence ATGACAGTCACGATTTATGGTGCAGCATGTTCATCAACAAGGAAAGCAAAACAATGGTTTACGAAAAATGGAATTGAATATACAGAACGAAATGTCATCAGAGAACCGCTGACAGTAACGGAATTGCAAAATATTCTTCGCATGACAGTCGAAGGGACAGATGAAATCATTTCAACACGTTCTAAGATTTATAAGGATTTAGATCTTGATATTGAAGCATTGCCGCTGCAGGAACTGTTGGAAATCATCCAGGAATATCCGCGTCTTTTGCGCAGCCCGATTATGGTGGATGCCAAACGTTTGCAGGTAGGTTATCATGAAGAGGATATCCGTCAATTTTTACCGCGTCAAACGAGAGAAAATCAATGGCTGCAATGGAGAAAAAACCATCTGCGTGTTGCAGAAAGCTAA
- a CDS encoding YitT family protein translates to MKQIILALIGTIFCALATTIFAMPNQIADGGILGIALLLFYSLGWSPGIVTMVAFILLQLVSFKFLPKGIVIKTMVNVPLLSLFIFLTENIVTEPLGDSLVAAIFAGITMGVGFGLIIQAGSSIGGTSTIARLLAQRYEWNVVLTTFIMDAIIVLTGIFIIGPLYTLYTIIALFIGKVASDYVIGGFDSKKAVTIISPEFQKIAHDINTVMSSSATFINGSGSYTERQHFILYIIVPSYRLLALKRIVREVDANAFVVVHNVKDVSGGTFFAPTPEEDVAFTEFDEETIPPDTEQVTPDGTTTDKSD, encoded by the coding sequence ATGAAACAAATCATTCTTGCGCTCATTGGAACGATTTTTTGTGCGTTGGCAACCACCATATTCGCCATGCCGAACCAAATTGCAGACGGAGGAATTTTAGGAATTGCTTTGTTACTCTTTTATTCTCTTGGATGGTCACCCGGCATTGTAACGATGGTTGCTTTTATTCTATTACAGCTGGTCAGTTTTAAATTTCTTCCTAAAGGCATTGTTATCAAAACCATGGTTAATGTGCCGCTCTTGTCTTTATTTATCTTTTTAACGGAAAATATCGTAACCGAGCCTCTTGGCGATTCTTTGGTAGCTGCTATTTTTGCGGGAATTACAATGGGAGTCGGGTTCGGTTTAATCATTCAGGCGGGCAGCTCCATTGGTGGAACATCAACCATAGCCCGGCTGCTCGCTCAGCGTTATGAATGGAATGTCGTGCTTACCACTTTTATTATGGATGCGATTATCGTATTAACCGGTATTTTTATCATCGGACCACTTTATACGTTATATACGATTATTGCATTATTTATCGGCAAAGTTGCCAGTGATTATGTCATTGGCGGATTTGATTCGAAAAAAGCTGTCACCATTATTTCGCCGGAATTTCAAAAAATAGCCCATGATATTAATACCGTCATGTCATCCAGCGCCACCTTTATCAATGGATCAGGTTCCTATACAGAACGCCAGCATTTTATTCTTTACATCATTGTACCGAGCTACCGTCTTTTAGCACTGAAACGGATTGTCCGGGAAGTGGATGCTAATGCATTTGTCGTTGTACACAATGTCAAAGACGTGTCAGGCGGGACCTTTTTTGCTCCGACACCAGAAGAGGACGTAGCTTTCACAGAATTTGATGAAGAAACAATCCCTCCGGACACCGAACAGGTGACACCGGATGGCACTACTACGGATAAATCAGATTAG
- the alr gene encoding alanine racemase: protein MITTSFRDTWAEVSLQAFAYNVKQFKQHIRKDTRLMAVVKADGYGHGAVPIAEEALANGAEYLGVAFLDEAVALREAGITAPILLLGYTAAHAVRSAVEQDVTLTVYSEETIEAICQAATSLQKKAKVHLKIDTGMTRIGVRTAEEAVALCRALDREEIEVEGIYTHFAEADNGESSVYTYQQFESFQQIYQAVEAKGYAIPIKHCCNSAGTIAYPEMHLDMVRVGVSLYGLYPEPHLKKILSLRQVMSLKTKPVLIKNVPAGQSISYGRTYTTTKDTKIATLPIGYADGFSRLLSNQGHVTVRGKECLIVGRICMDQSMVDVSDVEDIHENDTITIFGEPDEGYISLETVAEQMQTIHYETVCLIGKRVPRKYVT, encoded by the coding sequence ATGATAACGACCAGTTTTCGTGATACGTGGGCTGAAGTATCTCTGCAAGCTTTCGCATATAATGTAAAGCAGTTTAAACAACATATTCGTAAAGATACCAGACTGATGGCTGTGGTGAAAGCAGATGGGTATGGTCATGGTGCTGTACCAATTGCGGAAGAGGCGCTGGCTAATGGAGCGGAGTATCTCGGTGTTGCTTTTCTGGATGAGGCGGTAGCCTTGAGAGAGGCGGGGATTACTGCGCCGATATTGCTATTAGGGTATACAGCTGCTCATGCTGTTCGTTCAGCCGTAGAGCAGGATGTTACTTTGACAGTTTACTCCGAAGAAACGATTGAAGCGATTTGCCAGGCTGCAACATCTTTGCAGAAAAAAGCAAAAGTCCATCTGAAAATAGATACTGGCATGACGCGAATCGGTGTCCGTACTGCGGAAGAAGCTGTCGCTCTTTGCCGGGCGCTGGACCGGGAGGAGATAGAGGTAGAAGGTATCTATACACATTTTGCTGAAGCAGATAATGGAGAATCAAGTGTCTATACGTATCAGCAGTTTGAAAGCTTCCAGCAGATATATCAAGCAGTAGAAGCAAAAGGGTATGCGATTCCGATAAAGCATTGCTGTAATAGCGCCGGAACGATTGCCTATCCAGAGATGCATCTCGATATGGTGCGCGTCGGTGTCAGTTTGTATGGCCTTTATCCGGAACCGCATTTAAAAAAGATTCTTTCGCTTAGACAGGTGATGAGCTTAAAAACAAAACCTGTATTGATTAAAAATGTTCCGGCTGGTCAATCTATCAGTTACGGAAGAACATATACAACGACAAAAGATACGAAGATTGCCACGCTGCCGATTGGATATGCGGATGGCTTTTCGCGTCTTTTATCCAATCAGGGACATGTTACTGTCCGTGGAAAAGAATGCTTGATAGTCGGACGTATTTGTATGGATCAGAGCATGGTGGATGTTTCTGATGTAGAGGATATCCATGAGAATGATACAATAACCATTTTCGGTGAACCGGATGAAGGATATATTTCTCTGGAGACAGTTGCGGAACAAATGCAAACGATTCATTATGAAACGGTTTGTTTAATCGGTAAACGCGTACCAAGAAAATATGTGACATGA
- a CDS encoding MGMT family protein translates to MTPFTQEVIKIIQQIPPGQVMTYGQIAREAGNPRAARQVVRVLHSMSKKHRLPWHRVINAKGQLAIPDEEANWEQRTRLEAEDVRVSSKGYVDLKKYQFIQR, encoded by the coding sequence ATGACGCCTTTTACGCAAGAAGTTATCAAAATAATACAGCAGATACCGCCCGGACAAGTAATGACGTATGGACAAATTGCCCGGGAGGCCGGTAATCCCCGAGCAGCAAGGCAGGTTGTCCGTGTACTTCATTCTATGAGTAAAAAGCATCGTTTGCCCTGGCATCGAGTAATTAATGCAAAAGGGCAACTTGCTATCCCTGATGAAGAGGCAAACTGGGAGCAGCGTACTCGTCTGGAGGCAGAGGACGTAAGGGTCAGTTCGAAGGGGTATGTCGATTTAAAGAAATATCAATTTATTCAACGTTAA
- a CDS encoding NADPH-dependent FMN reductase, which yields MKIVGISGSTVGSKTRIAVEHVLKHIEKAHAGVEVELLDLKDYDIVFSDGRSYKDYTGDTKILLEKIMQADGIMVGMPVFQASIPGTLKNIFDLLPVDAFKNKMIAIIATAGTTKHYLVPEQHLKPILHYMHAWVVPKYVFVEEKDYTNYVITNQNVVDRLNKLADDLIYYVDFLQKHPEITPSL from the coding sequence GTGAAAATAGTTGGTATTTCCGGTTCGACAGTAGGATCGAAAACAAGGATAGCTGTGGAACATGTATTGAAACATATAGAGAAAGCGCACGCTGGAGTAGAGGTGGAACTGCTTGATTTGAAGGATTATGATATCGTATTTAGTGATGGCCGTTCCTATAAAGATTATACGGGGGATACGAAAATCTTACTTGAAAAAATCATGCAGGCTGACGGTATTATGGTTGGAATGCCTGTTTTTCAAGCATCCATCCCGGGAACATTAAAAAATATTTTTGATCTCCTGCCTGTTGATGCATTTAAGAATAAAATGATTGCTATTATTGCTACAGCCGGGACAACGAAACATTATCTGGTGCCGGAGCAGCATTTGAAGCCAATTCTGCATTATATGCATGCATGGGTTGTGCCCAAATATGTATTTGTGGAAGAAAAAGATTATACAAACTATGTCATTACGAATCAAAATGTGGTGGACCGCTTAAACAAATTAGCAGATGACCTGATTTATTATGTCGATTTTTTACAGAAACATCCGGAGATAACGCCATCACTATAA
- a CDS encoding lysoplasmalogenase, whose amino-acid sequence MLYRLPILILTTGFVYIFISPSEPLTFSIFFKVIPMVLILIYAFEQSLPRREAVHYWIIGGITFCLIGDATLHWFFVGWTAFFIGHVFYTVGFLKQWRFSWLKSLSVIPLLLFAIWIGYRLVNNLQADGETAYMILVIAYTVIIVLMSFSAIMTGNRWAILGSILFIISDSILAWNTFITGFTGAQEAIMLTYYGAQFLIAHSLFTLDSTQKGMAW is encoded by the coding sequence ATGCTCTATCGTCTACCCATATTGATACTTACTACAGGATTTGTCTATATATTTATATCCCCATCTGAACCATTAACATTCAGTATTTTCTTTAAAGTGATTCCGATGGTGCTTATCCTAATCTATGCTTTTGAACAGTCTCTTCCAAGGCGGGAGGCCGTGCATTATTGGATTATTGGCGGGATTACATTTTGTTTAATTGGAGACGCCACGCTGCATTGGTTCTTTGTAGGCTGGACTGCGTTTTTTATCGGCCATGTCTTTTATACGGTGGGATTTTTAAAACAATGGCGTTTTTCTTGGCTGAAAAGTCTCTCTGTCATACCGCTTCTTCTTTTTGCTATTTGGATTGGTTACCGGCTAGTAAACAATCTGCAGGCAGATGGAGAGACTGCTTATATGATTCTGGTAATTGCTTACACGGTCATCATTGTGCTGATGAGTTTTTCAGCGATTATGACCGGAAACCGCTGGGCTATTCTGGGCAGCATCCTCTTTATTATTTCTGATAGTATACTTGCCTGGAATACATTTATAACCGGTTTTACAGGTGCACAGGAAGCCATTATGCTTACGTATTACGGTGCCCAATTTCTTATTGCCCACAGCCTGTTTACCCTAGATTCCACTCAAAAAGGAATGGCTTGGTGA
- a CDS encoding YibE/F family protein — MNVLLLLAIILFALMAWVGGMKGVRSFIALFINFVIVLMAVFVMNDPTGNPIIIALIACAFISAVSLFFINRVNNKTMLAFLSTIATMVILIFFIIILTEQSMIYGLGEEESGEITAFNVHIGLNFIQIATAVIIMSTIGAIVDTAISITSPMREIHEQNPEISRKNLFLAGIRIGRDILGTSTNTLFFAFFGGYMGLLIWFKDLDYSLGDIINAKVFNDELLSILLSGVGIALVIPIASLMSAYYLKKKKSDTELDNKE; from the coding sequence ATGAATGTACTTTTATTATTGGCAATCATACTATTTGCATTAATGGCTTGGGTTGGCGGCATGAAGGGCGTGCGATCTTTTATTGCCCTCTTTATCAATTTTGTGATTGTTCTAATGGCTGTTTTTGTCATGAATGATCCGACTGGAAATCCAATTATTATTGCACTTATCGCATGTGCTTTTATTAGTGCAGTCAGCTTGTTCTTTATTAATCGGGTAAATAATAAAACGATGCTCGCTTTTTTATCTACCATAGCGACGATGGTTATCTTAATCTTTTTCATCATTATTTTAACCGAACAGTCGATGATTTATGGACTTGGAGAAGAAGAGTCTGGGGAAATAACAGCTTTCAATGTGCATATTGGGTTGAATTTCATTCAAATTGCTACAGCGGTTATTATTATGAGCACGATTGGAGCGATTGTAGATACCGCTATTTCTATTACCTCGCCAATGCGTGAAATCCATGAGCAGAATCCGGAAATTTCCAGAAAGAATCTATTCTTAGCTGGTATCCGGATTGGACGTGATATTCTGGGCACAAGCACAAACACCCTATTCTTTGCCTTTTTCGGAGGGTACATGGGGCTGCTGATTTGGTTTAAAGATTTAGACTACTCTCTTGGTGATATTATTAATGCGAAGGTATTTAACGATGAATTACTCTCCATTCTTCTTTCTGGTGTCGGTATCGCCTTGGTTATCCCGATTGCTTCCCTGATGAGTGCCTATTATTTGAAGAAGAAAAAGAGCGATACAGAATTAGATAATAAAGAATAA
- a CDS encoding YibE/F family protein gives MITLKAWLKNRTKTEYITVCLLLIGFIASMIFINNNYDLYDKTIVHITDVQETTRENQTDVNGNEDERVVQQIEGEIKNGSDKGEITEFDNEYIQSLALDYELSEGDEIFLAPDGEATDDIKRDKYFVLTAWIFLIILLAVGKSRGALSALSLLVNAVILSFALDIYIQHPSIGLSVITAVSIIIFTVLSLLMATGFNKKTYTAILATLIGTVVSLVIAYAALHFTGEQGLRYEEMAFLTRSPETIFMAGLLIGSLGAVMDVAITLSASMFEMFEKNNRIDLKTLKKAGYEVGKDIMGAMTNILFFAYVSGSIPMLLIYLKNAAPLGFTISMNLSLELTRALVGGIGIVLTIPITIYISIFFIRRKQAKL, from the coding sequence GTGATTACATTGAAGGCATGGTTAAAAAATCGGACAAAAACCGAATATATTACCGTCTGTCTATTACTAATCGGATTTATCGCGTCAATGATTTTTATCAACAATAATTATGATTTATATGATAAAACAATCGTTCACATAACCGATGTTCAAGAAACAACGAGAGAAAATCAAACAGATGTGAACGGCAACGAAGACGAGCGTGTCGTACAGCAAATTGAAGGAGAAATAAAAAACGGATCGGATAAAGGAGAAATAACGGAATTTGATAATGAATATATCCAGTCTTTGGCATTGGATTATGAGTTATCCGAAGGGGATGAGATATTTCTAGCTCCAGACGGCGAGGCTACAGACGATATCAAACGGGATAAATATTTCGTGTTAACAGCATGGATATTTCTGATTATTTTATTAGCAGTCGGCAAGTCTCGAGGTGCTTTATCTGCGCTGAGTCTGCTAGTCAATGCGGTTATCCTATCATTCGCACTGGATATTTATATACAGCATCCGAGTATCGGGCTTTCTGTTATTACTGCTGTCAGCATTATTATTTTCACAGTACTTTCCTTATTGATGGCAACAGGATTTAACAAAAAAACCTATACAGCTATTCTGGCTACATTGATTGGTACAGTTGTTTCGTTGGTGATTGCTTATGCAGCCCTTCATTTCACTGGCGAACAAGGGTTACGTTATGAAGAAATGGCCTTTTTAACCAGAAGCCCAGAGACCATATTCATGGCAGGATTACTGATTGGCTCTTTGGGAGCTGTAATGGATGTTGCCATTACTTTATCTGCGTCTATGTTTGAGATGTTTGAGAAAAACAACCGGATTGATTTAAAAACATTAAAAAAAGCAGGTTATGAAGTCGGGAAAGATATTATGGGCGCCATGACTAACATTTTATTTTTCGCATATGTCAGCGGGTCGATTCCGATGTTGTTAATCTATTTGAAAAATGCAGCACCACTCGGTTTCACCATATCGATGAACCTTTCTCTTGAGTTAACACGTGCTCTAGTTGGCGGAATCGGTATTGTACTGACGATTCCGATTACAATCTATATTTCCATTTTCTTTATCCGGAGAAAGCAGGCTAAATTATGA
- a CDS encoding helix-turn-helix transcriptional regulator has translation MKNVIKKIRKQSNITQEKLSKLCGVARQTINCVENDKYDPTLELAFKISRALDKNVEEVFIYDDIS, from the coding sequence ATGAAAAACGTAATTAAAAAAATAAGAAAGCAATCGAATATAACACAAGAAAAATTATCTAAGTTGTGCGGCGTTGCGAGGCAAACAATTAATTGTGTGGAAAATGATAAATATGACCCGACGTTAGAACTGGCTTTTAAAATTTCCAGAGCACTTGATAAAAACGTAGAAGAGGTGTTTATTTATGACGACATTTCATAA
- the def gene encoding peptide deformylase: MTTFHKAYRMTMKDIKKEGAPILRKQLDPVRLPVSEETKIELECMLMYLKNSQDPDIAKKYKLRPGSGLSANQVGINKSMFAALYQTENGETTELKLINPKLISHAANTIYLPEGEGCLSVNREVHGHVPRYERIKVQAYDVEGEEHTYTFKGYGAILMQHEMDHLNGIMFFDRINEKQPFLNLQQG, from the coding sequence ATGACGACATTTCATAAAGCGTATCGTATGACGATGAAAGATATTAAAAAAGAAGGGGCTCCTATTCTAAGAAAACAGCTGGATCCAGTGCGTTTACCTGTTTCTGAGGAAACAAAAATAGAGCTGGAGTGTATGCTGATGTATTTGAAAAACAGCCAGGATCCGGACATTGCAAAGAAATATAAATTAAGACCAGGCTCCGGACTTTCGGCGAATCAAGTCGGTATCAATAAAAGCATGTTTGCTGCATTATACCAAACAGAAAATGGGGAAACAACCGAATTAAAACTGATTAATCCCAAGCTGATCAGCCATGCTGCAAATACGATCTATCTGCCGGAAGGAGAAGGCTGCCTGTCTGTCAATAGAGAAGTACATGGGCATGTGCCGCGTTACGAGCGAATAAAGGTGCAGGCTTATGATGTTGAAGGAGAGGAGCATACCTATACCTTCAAAGGATATGGTGCCATTCTGATGCAGCATGAAATGGACCATCTGAATGGAATTATGTTTTTTGACCGTATTAATGAGAAACAGCCTTTTTTAAATTTGCAGCAGGGTTAA
- a CDS encoding phosphotransferase gives MNKFTAILQSEYDVHPTLIQSKQGGWASFAFEVKANGGTTYFLKAYKKSRASTPKLTAMIDQYVPIVAWLEHNSCLKGKVPIPLKTREGNYKCEDEENIYLLYPFIQGQPIGEKDLTEQQAKAFAHMIATLHSFGEEIPFPTEALTENFEVSFVRELEEIMYSKTEQISAEWDSFTRENREKIGVWINAIKELSEKLHTASLDKVLCHTDLHHWNLMQADNLLLIDWEGLKLAPAEADIMFLTDKPYLKHFMKVYQQYHKSYHINEDALVFNQLRRRLEDIWEFAGQLLYEELDIQEKDSIIGYLKDLTDDENDPLEIAGLNML, from the coding sequence ATGAATAAATTTACTGCAATCTTACAATCAGAATATGATGTCCATCCAACGCTTATCCAATCCAAACAAGGCGGATGGGCCTCGTTTGCTTTTGAGGTGAAAGCAAATGGTGGTACTACTTACTTTTTAAAAGCTTATAAAAAGAGCCGGGCTTCCACTCCAAAATTAACAGCAATGATAGACCAATACGTTCCTATTGTGGCATGGTTGGAACATAACAGTTGTTTGAAAGGAAAGGTCCCTATTCCGTTAAAGACCAGGGAAGGGAATTACAAATGTGAAGATGAAGAAAATATTTATCTATTATATCCTTTTATTCAAGGACAACCAATTGGTGAAAAAGATTTAACAGAGCAGCAGGCGAAAGCATTTGCACATATGATTGCCACACTCCATTCATTCGGTGAGGAGATTCCTTTTCCAACGGAGGCTCTGACAGAGAATTTTGAGGTGTCCTTTGTAAGGGAATTGGAAGAAATTATGTATAGCAAAACAGAGCAGATTTCGGCAGAATGGGATTCTTTTACGCGTGAAAATCGGGAAAAGATAGGGGTGTGGATTAATGCTATAAAAGAGCTGTCAGAAAAACTGCATACTGCTTCATTAGATAAAGTGCTATGTCATACGGATCTTCATCATTGGAATTTGATGCAGGCAGATAACTTGCTGTTAATTGATTGGGAAGGGTTGAAATTGGCTCCTGCTGAAGCAGATATTATGTTTCTGACAGATAAGCCTTACTTGAAGCATTTTATGAAAGTATATCAGCAGTATCATAAGAGTTATCATATCAATGAAGATGCTTTGGTTTTTAATCAGTTAAGAAGAAGACTGGAGGATATTTGGGAGTTTGCCGGGCAGTTGTTATATGAAGAGCTTGATATACAAGAAAAAGATAGCATTATTGGTTATTTAAAAGATTTAACAGATGATGAAAATGATCCTTTGGAGATTGCAGGGTTAAACATGCTCTGA
- a CDS encoding ABC transporter permease, producing MFLAWNEIKNNKLRFTLVIGVLVLISYLVFFLSGLANGLEQLNREAVDKWEADGIILTEESDLRLQQSVLSEDDFDGTGADEYTELSQLSAIASNGDNKENVFIFAVDTDSFIMPNVTEGQAFADEGQVIADDTLQEDGFEIGDEVSLSSTDETLEIAGFTDNARFNAAPVLFTDQDTLETIQYGETAESTENAVNAFVIRTDHLDSVEADEALQVVDTETFIENLPGYTEQNVTLTLMIYFLFIISAVVLAIFLYVLTIQKISIFGVMKAQGISSRYLAGSVVAQTFLLALAGVIIGLVLAVLTGFFLPVAVPVAFQYMEMLLYGLILIAVSVIGALISVQTIVRIDPLKAIGG from the coding sequence ATGTTTTTAGCTTGGAATGAAATAAAGAATAACAAGCTTCGTTTTACATTGGTCATTGGTGTATTGGTACTTATTTCTTACCTTGTTTTCTTTTTATCAGGTTTGGCCAATGGACTGGAGCAATTAAACCGGGAAGCTGTTGATAAATGGGAAGCGGATGGAATTATTTTGACAGAAGAATCCGATTTACGTTTGCAGCAGTCCGTGTTATCAGAGGATGATTTTGATGGAACCGGAGCGGATGAATATACCGAGTTATCTCAGTTAAGCGCGATTGCCAGTAACGGCGATAACAAAGAAAATGTATTTATCTTTGCTGTAGATACAGACTCCTTTATCATGCCAAATGTTACAGAAGGGCAGGCCTTTGCAGATGAGGGTCAGGTAATAGCGGATGACACCTTACAAGAAGATGGCTTTGAAATCGGTGATGAAGTTTCTCTATCTTCCACAGATGAAACGTTAGAAATCGCAGGATTTACGGATAATGCCCGATTTAATGCAGCGCCCGTCCTGTTTACTGATCAGGATACGCTGGAGACGATCCAATATGGGGAAACAGCGGAAAGTACGGAGAATGCAGTAAATGCCTTTGTTATTCGTACAGATCATCTGGATAGTGTGGAAGCAGATGAAGCGTTACAGGTCGTTGATACAGAAACATTTATAGAGAATTTACCGGGCTATACGGAACAGAATGTAACGTTAACCTTAATGATCTATTTTCTATTTATTATATCTGCAGTAGTACTGGCAATTTTTCTTTATGTGCTTACCATTCAAAAGATAAGTATTTTCGGGGTAATGAAGGCTCAAGGCATATCCTCCAGATATTTGGCCGGCTCTGTTGTCGCGCAAACATTTTTGCTTGCTTTAGCAGGTGTAATCATTGGATTGGTTTTGGCTGTCCTAACAGGATTCTTTTTACCGGTGGCTGTGCCAGTGGCCTTTCAATATATGGAAATGCTGCTGTACGGACTTATCCTGATTGCTGTTTCGGTCATTGGCGCACTTATTTCTGTACAGACCATTGTACGAATTGATCCGTTAAAAGCGATAGGAGGATAA
- a CDS encoding ABC transporter ATP-binding protein has product MAILELNKVQKTFESGRTKVEAMKETDFEAEKGELIAVIGPSGSGKSTFLTLAGGLQTPTEGEIRLNGTALTDVKEKHRAALRLKEVGFVLQASNLVPYLNVGQQMQLLDKVKKGNMQKEEAEELYQSLGIDHLIRNFPKDLSGGEKQRVAIAKALYTNPSIILADEPTASLDSDRAFEVMHMLKRITKERQTATIVVTHDTRLIDDCDKVYQMTDGTMELQESAHHTVQ; this is encoded by the coding sequence ATGGCTATTTTAGAATTGAACAAAGTACAGAAAACTTTTGAGTCGGGCAGAACGAAAGTAGAGGCAATGAAGGAAACGGATTTTGAAGCGGAAAAAGGAGAATTAATTGCTGTTATTGGTCCCTCCGGCTCTGGGAAAAGTACATTTTTAACCCTTGCCGGCGGGCTGCAGACGCCGACAGAAGGAGAAATTAGGCTTAATGGAACAGCTTTGACAGATGTGAAGGAGAAACATCGTGCTGCATTAAGACTGAAAGAAGTAGGCTTTGTTTTGCAGGCATCCAATCTTGTTCCTTATTTAAATGTTGGGCAGCAAATGCAATTGTTGGATAAGGTGAAGAAAGGAAATATGCAAAAAGAGGAAGCAGAAGAACTTTATCAGTCTCTGGGGATTGATCATTTAATCCGTAACTTTCCGAAAGATTTATCGGGCGGAGAAAAACAGCGGGTTGCTATTGCCAAAGCACTCTATACCAACCCAAGTATTATTTTAGCCGATGAACCAACTGCCTCACTTGATTCTGACCGCGCGTTTGAGGTGATGCATATGCTGAAAAGAATTACAAAAGAAAGGCAGACAGCAACGATTGTGGTGACGCATGATACCCGATTGATTGATGATTGCGATAAAGTATATCAAATGACAGATGGTACAATGGAATTGCAGGAAAGTGCGCATCATACGGTACAGTGA
- a CDS encoding SAM hydrolase/SAM-dependent halogenase family protein codes for MGKNLVIQTDFGLSDGAVSAMYGVALSVDSNLRVFDLTHDIPQYNIWEGSYRLYQTLPYWPEETVFISVVDPGVGTARLSVVVKTVHNQYIVTPDNGTLTHIKKDIGIKEARIIDEKTNRLPRSGESYTFHGRDIYAYTGARLASGTITFEEVGKAVDIDDIVELTKPEAVIEDDTVYGNIDILDIRFGNLWTNISRELFQKMHVAHGDAFEVTIANNRQQVYKNIMTYRHSFAEIRLGEPLLYVNSLDNLGVAINQGSFANAYHVETGPHWQIIIRKAPKTN; via the coding sequence ATGGGGAAAAATTTAGTCATTCAAACAGATTTTGGTCTTAGTGACGGAGCAGTCAGTGCAATGTATGGGGTGGCGCTTTCTGTCGATTCCAATCTTCGGGTATTTGATCTGACACATGATATTCCACAATATAATATTTGGGAAGGTTCTTACCGCCTCTATCAAACGCTGCCGTATTGGCCTGAAGAGACCGTTTTTATTTCTGTGGTTGATCCAGGAGTAGGAACTGCCAGACTCAGCGTCGTTGTAAAAACGGTGCATAATCAATATATCGTGACGCCGGATAATGGAACATTGACGCATATTAAAAAGGATATCGGCATCAAAGAAGCACGAATTATCGATGAAAAAACAAACCGGCTGCCCAGATCTGGTGAATCCTATACTTTCCACGGACGGGATATTTATGCATATACCGGAGCAAGGCTGGCTTCGGGGACAATCACCTTTGAAGAAGTCGGGAAGGCCGTTGATATAGACGATATTGTGGAACTAACCAAACCGGAAGCCGTTATAGAAGATGATACCGTCTACGGTAATATCGATATTTTAGATATTCGCTTTGGCAATCTATGGACCAATATTAGCCGGGAACTATTTCAAAAAATGCATGTGGCGCATGGAGATGCTTTTGAAGTTACCATCGCCAATAACCGGCAGCAGGTATATAAAAATATCATGACATACAGACATTCCTTTGCGGAAATCCGGCTTGGCGAACCGTTATTGTATGTGAATTCATTAGATAATCTGGGGGTAGCTATTAATCAGGGATCCTTTGCCAATGCATACCATGTAGAAACTGGACCTCATTGGCAAATTATTATCCGGAAAGCACCGAAAACAAATTGA